Proteins found in one Streptomyces sp. NBC_00461 genomic segment:
- a CDS encoding aldo/keto reductase has translation MAIMTRALGHTDTDVTILGYGAMELGGLRRGPELTDEDAGRLLNAVLDGGINLIDTSPDYGRSEELIGTHLAHRRDEFFLASKCGCPIEPPADTPPPYPHDYSQANVRADVEQSLRRLRTDRLDLVQVHMSPSRATLEENRTVEMLKELQAEGKVRFIGMSGILPNLPDHLAMNVFDAFQIPYSAVQRDHENLITEAADKGTGTLIRGGAARGAASQEKNWTVGPLAQQPGVGQRNWETSGIEDLIDQAGIDKQEFILRFTLSHPGLSTTIVGTANPAHLAGNIAIAEKGPLPSDLYEEAKKRLPMG, from the coding sequence ATGGCGATCATGACACGTGCCCTCGGGCACACCGACACGGACGTGACCATCCTCGGCTACGGCGCTATGGAACTGGGCGGGCTGCGCAGGGGGCCAGAACTGACCGACGAGGACGCCGGCCGGCTGCTCAACGCGGTCCTCGACGGCGGCATCAACCTGATCGACACCTCGCCCGACTACGGCCGCAGCGAAGAGCTCATCGGCACGCACCTCGCCCACCGCAGGGACGAGTTCTTTCTCGCCTCCAAGTGTGGCTGCCCGATCGAGCCGCCCGCCGACACGCCGCCGCCCTACCCGCACGACTACAGCCAGGCGAACGTCCGCGCCGATGTCGAGCAGTCGCTGCGCCGGCTCCGGACCGATCGCCTCGACCTGGTCCAGGTGCACATGTCACCGAGCCGGGCCACGCTCGAAGAGAACCGCACCGTCGAGATGCTCAAGGAACTACAGGCCGAGGGCAAGGTCCGCTTCATCGGCATGTCGGGCATCCTGCCCAACCTGCCCGACCACCTTGCGATGAACGTCTTCGACGCTTTTCAGATCCCTTACTCGGCCGTGCAACGCGATCACGAGAACCTCATTACCGAGGCGGCGGACAAGGGCACCGGCACGCTCATCCGCGGCGGGGCCGCTCGCGGCGCGGCGTCGCAGGAGAAGAACTGGACCGTCGGTCCGCTCGCCCAGCAGCCGGGTGTCGGCCAGCGCAACTGGGAGACGTCGGGCATCGAGGACCTCATCGACCAGGCAGGCATCGACAAGCAGGAGTTCATCCTCCGCTTCACGCTCAGCCACCCCGGCCTGTCTACCACGATCGTCGGCACCGCGAACCCGGCCCACCTGGCGGGCAACATCGCCATCGCGGAAAAGGGCCCGCTACCGTCCGACCTCTACGAGGAAGCCAAGAAGCGCCTCCCGATGGGGTAA
- a CDS encoding SDR family NAD(P)-dependent oxidoreductase → MPVIAVIGAGPGLGLSIARRFGREGFQVALVSRTQDKLDALAARLAEDGIEAAGFAADVTRPDSLQSALAAVADRFGAVDVLEYSPADPTFAGAAAVDATAQDLHKQLDYYLYGAVAAVRQVLPAMLERGSGTLLFSTGASSIRPIGGAFGSIGVAAAALRNYAMALGIDLAEHGVHAAHVAIGVFIGSGPGTEPETIAEHYWDAYTKRDQAEIVHTAPGGIR, encoded by the coding sequence ATGCCCGTCATCGCCGTCATCGGGGCAGGCCCAGGCCTGGGCCTGTCCATCGCCCGCCGCTTCGGAAGGGAGGGTTTCCAGGTCGCCCTGGTCTCCCGGACCCAGGACAAGCTCGACGCGCTCGCCGCACGGCTCGCCGAGGACGGCATCGAGGCCGCAGGCTTCGCCGCGGACGTGACGCGTCCCGACTCGCTGCAGTCGGCGCTCGCCGCGGTCGCCGACCGGTTCGGGGCCGTCGACGTACTGGAGTACTCGCCCGCCGACCCCACGTTCGCCGGCGCCGCCGCCGTCGACGCCACGGCGCAGGACCTCCACAAGCAGCTCGACTACTACCTGTACGGAGCGGTTGCCGCGGTCCGTCAGGTGCTGCCCGCCATGCTCGAACGCGGCAGTGGCACCCTGCTGTTCTCCACGGGTGCCTCCTCCATCCGGCCGATCGGCGGCGCGTTCGGCAGCATCGGCGTCGCGGCGGCGGCCCTGCGCAACTACGCCATGGCCCTGGGCATCGACCTCGCCGAGCACGGGGTGCACGCCGCGCACGTGGCGATCGGGGTGTTCATCGGCAGCGGTCCCGGCACCGAGCCCGAGACCATCGCCGAGCACTACTGGGACGCCTACACCAAGCGCGACCAGGCCGAGATCGTCCACACCGCCCCTGGCGGCATCAGATGA
- a CDS encoding GNAT family N-acetyltransferase, which yields MTTAPAIELRTFTNLDTARGDLLDVYAEVRAPLLHLPNYAVTAFGERLDRHSTEPGFAAVLAYADRHPVGYAYGNTIEHGDRYWQRTSPTPAEKYTERPVVALKEIGVRPAWRKTGTARRIHDALLATRDEPFVTLMVNPAAGDGKVHALYKSWGYEDVGQSQPSVASPVLTVMIRAAR from the coding sequence ATGACCACGGCGCCCGCCATCGAACTGCGCACCTTCACCAACCTCGACACCGCCCGCGGCGACCTCCTCGACGTGTACGCCGAAGTGCGCGCCCCACTCCTCCACCTGCCGAACTACGCGGTCACCGCGTTCGGCGAACGCCTGGACCGGCACAGCACCGAGCCGGGGTTCGCGGCTGTCCTCGCGTACGCGGACAGACATCCCGTCGGCTACGCCTACGGCAACACCATCGAGCACGGCGACCGGTACTGGCAGCGCACCAGCCCGACGCCGGCCGAGAAGTACACCGAGCGTCCGGTCGTAGCCCTGAAGGAGATCGGCGTCCGGCCGGCCTGGCGGAAGACCGGCACTGCCCGGCGTATCCACGACGCCCTCCTCGCCACACGTGACGAGCCCTTCGTAACCCTCATGGTCAACCCGGCTGCTGGGGACGGAAAGGTCCACGCGCTCTACAAGTCGTGGGGGTACGAGGACGTCGGGCAGAGCCAGCCGTCAGTGGCCTCGCCCGTCCTCACCGTGATGATCCGCGCAGCCCGCTGA
- a CDS encoding TetR/AcrR family transcriptional regulator, which produces MTSPRPLRADAARNRTRIMTAAHEQITEHGPEVSMEQIAAAAGVAVGTLYKHFPNKSDLVTAVVATSFETLADDAEECLQRESQGSPAMAELTGFLSRVMDTVAHNRAVKAAAYALGADHAAHPAKQEVETRVTQALGPLIRTAQAQGGLRADFTLDDLYLMLSTLPADQPPTARARWLALLLTGLTAR; this is translated from the coding sequence ATGACCTCACCCCGACCGCTGCGTGCCGACGCGGCCCGCAACCGCACCCGGATCATGACCGCGGCGCATGAGCAGATCACCGAGCACGGGCCCGAGGTGTCGATGGAGCAGATCGCCGCTGCCGCGGGCGTCGCGGTCGGCACCCTGTACAAGCACTTCCCGAACAAGAGCGACCTGGTCACAGCCGTGGTCGCCACCTCGTTCGAAACACTCGCCGACGACGCCGAAGAGTGCCTGCAACGCGAGAGCCAGGGTTCACCCGCCATGGCGGAGCTCACCGGCTTCCTCAGCCGCGTGATGGACACCGTCGCCCACAACCGCGCCGTCAAAGCAGCCGCGTACGCGCTCGGCGCCGACCACGCAGCCCACCCCGCCAAGCAGGAGGTGGAGACCCGCGTCACCCAGGCTCTCGGTCCACTCATCCGCACCGCACAAGCCCAGGGCGGTCTGCGCGCCGACTTCACCCTCGACGACCTGTACCTGATGCTCTCCACCCTCCCCGCCGACCAGCCACCCACCGCCCGCGCCCGATGGCTCGCCCTCCTGCTCACCGGGCTCACCGCCCGCTGA
- a CDS encoding IS1182 family transposase produces the protein MQGEWAGEMVGPDVWESCRELIPAGSVFAFLAEHREALFPPGMFADMYPSSNGRPSLPPQVLAATVVLQSLQGLSDFETVQELRCDLRWKAACGLGLYDTAFDPSLLTYFRRRLRHSADPTRIFTKVKEVVAATGVLKGKQRRALDSTVLDDAVATQDTVTQIISAVRRVIREVPGAGETAAEHCRAHDYTDPGKPKIAWDDEAARAALVDALVTDALNLLGHLPEQNLGEKAANAVGLLALVAGQDVEPAEDSDGRDGRWRIARRTVADRTVSTVDPDARHIHKNRTRHQDGFKGHVSFEPESGLFTAVALTSGYGPGNHEAAVACDLLADEDGELTVLGDSAYGTGDLRAHLQADGHSLVIKPPPLRQAVPGGFTIDDFRIDPAAGTATCPAGRTANLGQVKADGARTAQFKSVCAGCPLHGRCTTSKTGRTLNIHPQHELLTAARREAADPVWQAEYRRWRPPVERAIAWLVAKGNRRVRHRGIIANNIWLHHRAAALNLRRLITLGLTRTNTTWQLAPATA, from the coding sequence ATGCAGGGTGAATGGGCTGGCGAGATGGTCGGGCCGGATGTCTGGGAAAGCTGCCGGGAGTTGATCCCGGCAGGCAGTGTGTTCGCGTTCCTGGCCGAGCATCGCGAGGCGTTGTTCCCGCCGGGGATGTTCGCGGACATGTATCCGTCGTCCAACGGACGGCCGAGTCTGCCGCCGCAGGTGCTGGCCGCGACGGTGGTTCTGCAGAGCCTGCAGGGGCTGTCGGACTTCGAGACGGTCCAGGAACTGCGGTGTGACCTGCGGTGGAAGGCCGCTTGCGGGCTCGGCCTGTACGACACCGCATTTGATCCCTCGCTGTTGACGTACTTTCGGCGCCGCCTGCGTCACTCGGCCGATCCGACGCGGATCTTCACCAAGGTCAAGGAAGTCGTGGCCGCGACCGGCGTGCTCAAGGGCAAGCAGCGGCGCGCGCTGGACTCCACCGTGCTCGATGACGCGGTGGCCACCCAGGACACCGTCACCCAGATCATCTCCGCCGTCCGCCGGGTGATCCGCGAGGTCCCCGGCGCCGGGGAGACGGCCGCGGAGCACTGCCGGGCGCACGACTACACCGACCCGGGCAAACCGAAGATCGCCTGGGACGACGAGGCCGCCCGCGCCGCGCTGGTCGATGCGCTGGTCACGGATGCCCTTAACCTGCTCGGGCACCTGCCCGAGCAGAACCTGGGCGAGAAGGCGGCGAACGCGGTCGGCCTGCTTGCCCTGGTCGCGGGCCAGGACGTGGAACCCGCCGAGGACTCCGACGGACGCGACGGACGCTGGCGCATCGCCAGGCGCACGGTGGCGGACCGGACCGTGTCGACCGTCGATCCCGACGCCCGGCACATCCACAAGAACCGCACGCGCCACCAGGACGGCTTCAAAGGGCATGTGTCCTTCGAACCGGAGAGCGGTCTGTTCACCGCCGTCGCCCTGACCAGCGGCTACGGTCCCGGCAACCACGAGGCCGCCGTTGCCTGCGATCTGCTGGCCGACGAGGACGGCGAGTTAACCGTGCTCGGCGACTCCGCCTACGGCACAGGCGACCTGCGCGCACACTTACAGGCCGACGGCCACAGCCTGGTCATCAAGCCACCGCCGCTGCGGCAGGCCGTCCCCGGCGGCTTCACCATCGACGACTTCCGTATCGACCCAGCGGCCGGCACCGCGACCTGTCCGGCCGGACGCACCGCCAACCTCGGCCAGGTCAAAGCGGACGGCGCCCGCACCGCCCAGTTCAAGAGTGTCTGCGCCGGCTGCCCCCTGCACGGGCGCTGCACCACCTCCAAGACCGGACGCACCCTCAACATCCATCCCCAGCACGAACTGCTGACCGCCGCCCGCCGAGAGGCGGCCGACCCCGTCTGGCAGGCCGAATACCGCCGATGGCGGCCCCCGGTCGAACGTGCCATCGCCTGGCTCGTCGCCAAGGGCAACCGCCGAGTCCGCCACCGCGGCATCATCGCCAACAACATCTGGCTCCACCACCGCGCCGCCGCCCTCAACCTCCGCCGACTGATCACCCTCGGACTCACCCGGACCAACACCACCTGGCAACTCGCCCCGGCCACCGCATAG
- a CDS encoding ATP-binding protein, which produces MTSLIKPVQAAPTGHPAYSQTFPCEPSTAQIGRKLVHDVLGVWHLDNLADVTALIISELIANAVRHTPCDSIRLIIGRPSATRVRVGVVDRAPSRLPVLGQVGGDDESGRGLLLIDGIADRWGYDLHGPEERPRCKEVWAELFMKGDE; this is translated from the coding sequence ATGACGAGTCTCATTAAGCCAGTTCAGGCCGCCCCAACCGGCCACCCCGCCTATAGTCAGACCTTCCCGTGCGAGCCGTCCACGGCCCAAATCGGCCGCAAGCTCGTCCATGACGTCCTCGGCGTATGGCACCTCGACAACCTGGCCGACGTCACCGCATTGATCATCTCGGAGCTGATCGCGAATGCCGTCAGGCACACCCCGTGCGACTCGATCCGCCTGATTATTGGGCGACCGAGTGCGACACGGGTTCGCGTTGGGGTGGTGGACCGGGCGCCATCACGTTTGCCGGTGCTCGGGCAGGTCGGGGGAGACGACGAGTCAGGCCGCGGCCTGCTCCTGATCGACGGCATCGCCGACCGCTGGGGCTATGACCTGCACGGCCCGGAGGAGCGCCCACGGTGCAAAGAGGTCTGGGCCGAACTCTTTATGAAGGGCGACGAGTGA
- a CDS encoding XRE family transcriptional regulator: MDTTRNTVLEAWMAEHGYSSNSLADTVNRALEELTGRHGGLDGSSVRDWKAGRVTWPKSATRKALEDVSGLPAVALGFVPRGRTPSSPAPPQQEDPDMKRRTLVGGIAAAAAAAAAAPGTASPRRIGMSDVDRLQKRFAEIIASDHRHGGQLGIEQRAAALADEALNLQNAGSASQRVRSSLYASAAAFRSSAMWAAIDGRRYDIAKAHMREAQALAEMSGDQAIKFRIWSHAGTMYRHMGRPADAFAANDVARNLHLTRRDPLFASLGLARQGAIHGAAQDRTGTRRAFEQAQDAMLRADPADYRPVWMLAFYDQAELDSLALSAHLALGDYSTAEYHAHRCLSALRPHMIRSRAITTTRLAHAQLAQGAPDTATATAMKVPAEAATQHARVTRMLQEFGAALRATAPESSSVQTWTEHSATWRMAA, encoded by the coding sequence ATGGACACCACGCGCAACACCGTTCTCGAGGCGTGGATGGCCGAACACGGCTACAGCTCCAACAGCCTTGCTGACACTGTGAACAGGGCCTTAGAGGAACTGACCGGGAGACATGGCGGCCTCGACGGTTCATCGGTCCGGGACTGGAAAGCAGGCCGGGTCACATGGCCCAAATCGGCTACCCGCAAGGCACTTGAGGACGTCAGCGGCCTGCCCGCCGTCGCTCTAGGGTTCGTGCCACGGGGCCGGACTCCGTCCAGCCCAGCCCCACCGCAGCAGGAGGACCCCGACATGAAGCGCCGTACCCTCGTCGGAGGCATCGCGGCGGCTGCCGCCGCGGCAGCCGCCGCTCCCGGCACCGCATCCCCGCGCCGCATCGGCATGAGCGACGTCGACCGTCTACAGAAGCGCTTCGCCGAGATCATCGCCAGCGACCACCGCCACGGCGGCCAACTCGGCATCGAGCAGCGGGCCGCCGCGCTCGCCGACGAGGCCCTGAATCTCCAGAACGCGGGCAGCGCCAGCCAACGGGTACGCAGCAGCCTCTACGCCTCCGCAGCGGCGTTCCGTTCCTCAGCGATGTGGGCCGCCATCGACGGCCGGCGCTACGACATCGCCAAGGCGCACATGCGTGAGGCCCAGGCCCTCGCCGAGATGTCCGGCGACCAGGCGATCAAGTTCCGCATCTGGAGCCACGCAGGCACCATGTACCGGCACATGGGCCGTCCCGCGGACGCATTCGCCGCCAACGACGTCGCCCGCAACCTGCACCTCACCCGCCGAGACCCTCTCTTCGCATCCCTCGGCCTGGCCCGCCAAGGCGCCATCCACGGCGCAGCACAGGACCGCACCGGCACCCGCCGGGCCTTCGAGCAGGCGCAGGACGCCATGCTGCGCGCAGACCCCGCCGACTACCGGCCGGTGTGGATGCTCGCCTTCTACGACCAGGCTGAACTGGACTCCCTGGCACTGTCAGCGCACTTGGCGCTCGGCGACTACTCCACCGCCGAGTACCACGCCCACCGCTGCCTGTCCGCCCTCCGGCCCCACATGATCCGCTCCCGGGCCATCACCACGACCCGGCTCGCGCACGCCCAGCTCGCACAGGGCGCCCCCGACACCGCCACGGCCACCGCGATGAAGGTCCCCGCCGAGGCGGCTACCCAGCACGCCCGGGTCACCCGCATGCTGCAGGAGTTCGGTGCCGCCCTGCGCGCCACCGCGCCGGAAAGCTCCAGCGTGCAGACCTGGACCGAGCACTCCGCCACCTGGAGGATGGCCGCATGA
- a CDS encoding Y-family DNA polymerase, with the protein MDQFLAAVEQLRHPELRGKPVVVGGDGDPTKRGVVSTASYEARVRRRRCPRPAPVGTRYTSPARPPGP; encoded by the coding sequence ATGGACCAGTTCCTCGCCGCCGTCGAGCAACTGCGTCACCCGGAGCTACGCGGGAAGCCAGTCGTGGTCGGTGGGGACGGCGACCCGACCAAGCGCGGCGTGGTGTCGACCGCGTCTTACGAGGCACGGGTACGTCGTCGTCGTTGCCCTCGTCCCGCTCCTGTTGGAACGCGGTACACCTCACCAGCCAGGCCGCCTGGGCCCTAG
- a CDS encoding ParA family protein, protein MPTDARGAEARVLGLPTLLLDADATSQSAYDWFKVPQAAGFEIPANLIVERYPFDDIAEYIRAKRAEFGAIVVDAGGGSARIFHEAVTEANLLLVPVAPTKIERRKLVATFDEAERAAARNERDVTANVVLVKADDRTSLPRTAKDKLLEPAQGEGIGPDRDEPFPLAETVIHSWVHYMEAFGEIPTELSEYAELMKELTA, encoded by the coding sequence GTGCCAACGGATGCCCGGGGCGCTGAAGCGCGTGTCCTCGGCCTGCCCACACTGCTCCTGGACGCCGACGCCACCAGCCAGTCCGCCTACGACTGGTTCAAGGTTCCCCAGGCCGCCGGCTTCGAGATCCCGGCCAACCTGATCGTCGAGCGGTACCCGTTCGATGACATCGCCGAGTACATCCGGGCCAAGCGCGCCGAGTTCGGCGCAATCGTGGTCGACGCCGGCGGCGGCAGCGCCCGCATCTTCCACGAGGCGGTCACCGAGGCGAACCTGCTGCTCGTGCCGGTCGCCCCCACCAAGATCGAGCGCCGCAAGCTCGTGGCCACCTTCGACGAGGCCGAGCGCGCCGCCGCCCGCAACGAGCGCGACGTCACCGCCAACGTAGTCCTGGTCAAGGCCGACGACCGCACAAGCCTGCCCCGCACGGCCAAGGACAAGCTGCTGGAGCCCGCCCAGGGCGAGGGCATCGGCCCGGACCGCGACGAGCCGTTCCCCCTCGCCGAGACCGTCATCCACTCCTGGGTGCACTACATGGAGGCCTTCGGCGAGATCCCCACCGAACTGAGCGAGTACGCCGAACTGATGAAGGAGCTCACGGCATGA
- a CDS encoding FxLD family lanthipeptide — MTRSTVVPSGTHVSQQTPRTSDGFDLDVSLVEVADPAGLVNLTDDNCGTTCGACTTNVA, encoded by the coding sequence ATGACACGCAGCACCGTAGTACCGAGCGGCACTCATGTGAGCCAGCAGACCCCGAGGACGTCGGACGGCTTCGACCTGGACGTGTCCCTCGTCGAGGTCGCCGACCCCGCGGGTCTGGTCAACCTGACCGACGACAACTGCGGGACCACCTGCGGCGCCTGCACCACCAACGTCGCCTGA
- a CDS encoding SDR family NAD(P)-dependent oxidoreductase: protein MSVPQTHTDRVAVVTGAGRGIGQAIAVDLAARGASVVAVDLNSPEETVALLADKGHPVLGLTGDVSNPDQTAAVGKEVADRFGRADILVNNAGICPFLDIEELDYDTWRRVIAVNLDSQFLMVKALLPTVKKSGWGRIVNVTSNSIVTNAPSMSHYMASKMGNIGFSRGLANDLAPFGITVNAVGATLTITPGVLNAHPQEALTAAAQSQAIKRNGLPEDLTGTIAFLTSDDAAFVTGQTIMADGGYAR from the coding sequence ATGTCAGTTCCCCAGACACACACGGACCGAGTGGCCGTTGTCACCGGCGCCGGACGCGGCATCGGCCAGGCCATCGCCGTCGACCTCGCCGCACGCGGCGCGAGCGTCGTCGCGGTCGACCTCAACAGCCCCGAGGAAACCGTCGCCTTGCTCGCCGACAAAGGACACCCGGTGCTGGGTCTCACAGGCGACGTGTCCAATCCCGACCAGACCGCGGCCGTGGGCAAGGAGGTCGCCGACCGGTTCGGGCGGGCGGACATCCTGGTCAACAACGCCGGCATTTGCCCCTTCCTCGACATCGAGGAGCTGGACTACGACACCTGGCGGCGCGTCATCGCGGTCAACCTCGACTCGCAGTTCCTCATGGTCAAGGCCCTGCTGCCGACCGTGAAGAAGAGCGGCTGGGGCCGCATCGTCAACGTGACCTCCAACTCAATCGTCACCAACGCGCCCAGCATGTCCCACTATATGGCGAGCAAGATGGGCAACATCGGCTTCAGCCGCGGACTGGCCAACGACCTCGCCCCGTTCGGCATCACCGTCAACGCGGTCGGCGCGACCCTGACCATCACACCCGGCGTCCTGAATGCCCACCCGCAGGAAGCCCTCACGGCGGCCGCACAGTCCCAGGCCATCAAGCGCAACGGGCTGCCGGAAGACTTGACCGGCACCATTGCCTTCCTCACCAGCGACGACGCTGCCTTCGTGACTGGCCAGACCATCATGGCCGATGGCGGCTACGCCCGCTGA